The DNA segment TCGAATTAATAGGAAGTTATGATAAAAATCATATTTTCTTTTTCAATCCGGCAGTAGTTTTGTGCCATTAAATAATAAGTATGAGCGTTATCTATATTTTAATATCTATCAGCATATTAGTTGCTCTGATATTTTTCATCGCTTTTATCAAAGCAGTCAAAAGTGGGCAGTATGATGATGATTACACGCCTTCGGTCAGAATGCTCTTTGACGACGAATTGCTTAAAACGCCTGAAAAACAAGAAATAATTAAAACAAATATTAAACAAGAATAGTATGGAGATGCAACAATTTTATTATGATAACAAAATTGTAAAGAAATTTATTTACGCTACCATTGTATTTGGTGTAGTAGGGATGTTAGTAGGACTTCTACTTGCTACCCTTTTTCTATTTCCAAATTTAACCGATGGAATATCATGGCTAAGCTTTGGTAGATTGCGTCCTTTACACACCAATGCCGTCATCTTTGCTTTCGTTGGTAATGCGATGTTTGCGGGTATTTATTATTCTTTACAGCGCCTTCTCAAGACTAGAATGTACTCGGATGTATTGAGTAATATCAATTTTTGGGGATGGCAACTTATTATTGTTGCTGCGGCAATCTCATTGCCTTTGGGATATACATCGTCTAAGGAATATGCAGAATTAGAGTGGCCAATAGATATTTTCTTGACACTTATTTGGGTAGTTTTTGGCTGGAATATGATTGCCACAATCTTACGCCGAAGAGAGCGTCACTTATATGTAGCCATCTGGTTTTATCTAGCAACGTTTATAACCATAGCTGTTCTGCATATTTTTAATAGCTTGGCTTTACCGGTAACATTTATGAAAAGTTACTCAGTATATGCCGGTGTCCAAGATGCACTTGTTCAATGGTGGTATGGTCACAATGCGGTAGCGTTTTTCTTGACTACTCCATTTTTAGGACTTATGTATTACTTCGTTCCTAAGGCAGCAAATCGTCCAGTATATTCTTATAGACTTTCTATTATCCACTTTTGGTCGTTAATTTTTATTTATATCTGGGCTGGTCCTCACCACCTTTTATATTCTGCTTTGCCTGATTGGGCTCAGAATTTAGGAGTTGTTTTCTCAATTATGCTTCTTGCTCCATCTTGGGGAGGAATGATTAATGGACTATTGACCTTAAGAGGAGTTTGGGATAAAGTGCGTCAAGATGCAGTATTGAAATTCTTCGTAGTAGCGATTACTGGTTACGGTATGGCAACTTTTGAAGGTCCATTACTTTCTTTCAAAAACGTAAATGGTATTGCTCACTTTACAGACTGGATCGTTGCACACGTGCACGTTGGTGCTTTGGCTTGGAATGGTTTCCTTGCCTTTGGTATGATCTACTGGTTGATTCCTAGAATGACCAAAGGAAAATTATATTCAGATAAATTAGCAAATGCACACTTCTGGATTGGTACCTTGGGTATCATTATGTATACACTACCTTTGTACGTTGCTGGATTTACGCAAGCAGCAATGTGGAAACAATTTAACCCTGACGGAACTTTAACTTACGGTAACTTCTTAGAAACTGTAACTCAAATTATTCCAATGTATTGGATGCGTGCTATTGGTGGAACATTATACTTAATCGGAATGTTTATTTTGGTTTATAATATCATCAAAACAGTTAGTGCAAATGCAGCAATCGAAGATGAATTAGCAGAAGCTCCGGCTCTTACAGTGGTAAGTAGTTCGAGAGTTAAAGGGGAAAGATTTCACGCTTGGTTAGAAAGAAAACCGATCCAGATGGCAATTTTAGCGACAATCGCAATCCTTATTGGAGGTATCGTTCAGATTGTACCTACTATTATGGTTAAATCTAACATCCCTACAATTGATGCGGTAAAACCTTATACACCTTTAGAGCTTGAAGGTAGAGATATTTACATTAGAGAAGGATGTGTTGGATGTCACTCTCAGCAAGTACGACCATTTAGAAGTGAAGTAGAGCGTTATGGTCCTCAATCTAAAGCTGGAGAATATGTGTACGATCACCCGTTCTTATGGGGTTCAAAAAGAACTGGTCCAGATTTAATGCGTGTGGGTCAGAAATATAATGACAATTGGCATTTTAATCACATGTGGGATCCACAGAGTACGTCACCTGGTTCAATTATGCCTGGATATAAGTGGTTATTTGCTAATGAGCAAATGAACTATGGAGATATGGAAGCTAAGTTACGCGTTATGCAAAAATTAGGTGTTCCTTATACCGACCAAGAGGTTGCAAATGCTACAAAAAACATGGAAGAACAAGGACTTCGAATTCTTGAAAACCTTAAATCCGATCCTGATTTTGTTAAGAGTTACGAAGCTAGCAAGAAGAAAGCCGCTGCCGATGGAGAAGAGTTCGTTCCGATGGACAAACGCGAAATTACTGCTGTAATAGCATATATTCAGAGATTAGGAACTGATATCAAAGTAAAAACAACTAATTAGAAAGAGCATGTTTGAAGCAATAAAACATAATTTAGAAACGATAGTTGGGGTAGAGATCTACCCCATCATATCACTAACGATATTCTTTACATTCTTTATAGGTCTAGGCATTTGGGTCTTCTCCTACAGAAAAGAAACCATTGATGAGGTATCGCAACTCCCACTAGACAACTAATTAGAAACAATTAAAATACACTGACGATGAAAAAATTTTTTCCTGGATATGTTTGGGTGCCAATTGCCTTCTTTTCGGTTGCCTTCATCTTTGAGTTAGCAATTGATACAGGTCATCTTCCTGCTCTTTTAACATTCCCAATATTGTTATTAACTTTACTTATAATATTGGTCGTATTAATAGCAATTCACCTTACTATAAAAGCGATCAACAACGTCTCTTATTTTCTAATGAGCGATGAAGACAAACGTATGAAAGAGGTAGAGGATGCTATGAGCTTCACAGAAAAACCATGGTACCAAAATCTAATGCGGAAGTTAACAAAGAGTGAACCTCTTGAAAATGAAGAAAGCTTGCTTTTGCACCATGATTATGATGGGATTAAAGAACTAGACAATGATTTACCACCATGGTGGACGTGGTTGTTTATAATTTCTGTAATTTATTCTGTTTTTTATTTTACAAAGTACCAAATTATGGATGGCAATTCTCAGGAAGATGAATTTCAAACTGAGATGGCTGCGGCCAAATTGCAAGTGGACGAATACAAAAGGACTGCGCCAGATATGATGGATGAAAACACGGTTGAAGTTCTAACCGATGCTGCGGCATTAGCTGCTGGTAAAACAATTTTCGAAAGTAATTGTGTGGCATGTCACCGCCCCGATCTTGGTGGCTCAATTGGTCCAAACTTGACGGATACACATTGGATTCTAGGTGGTACTATCAAAGAAATTTTCCATACAATTGCCAAAGGTGGTCGTGACGGAAAAGGAATGGTTGCTTGGAATACTACTTTAAAACCTAAGGAAATTCAACAGGTATCTAGTTATATCCTTTCTATGAAAGGTACTAATCCCGCCGAAGCAAAAGCTGCCGAAGGTGATATTATTATCGAATAAATAAATTTACTATCCGTTGGGATGGTGAGCAAAAAAAATCAAGATGAACGAGGATGATTTGGATGAAGACAAATACAATGAAGCATTTAGAGATACCATCGGTACTCTAGATGAAGAAGGTAATAGAAAATACATATTTCCTAAAAAACCACACGGACGTTTTTATAAATATAGAAAATATGTAAGTTACATCCTGCTTGCAATTTTGGTGGCCAATCCTTTTATAAAGGTAAATGGCAATCAGTTTATGCTTTTTAATGTCATGGAAAGGAGATTCAATATTTTTGGATTTCCTTTTTGGCCACAAGATTTTTACATCTTTGTAGTATGTATGCTCGTTGGAGTAGCGTTTGTTTTACTATTCACCGTTGTATACGGACGTATTTTCTGTGGATGGATTTGTCCGCAAACAATTTTTCTTGAACTAGTATTTAGACGAATTGAATATTGGATAGATGGCGACAGAGGGTCGCAAATGCGTCTTTCAAGACAAAAATGGGACGCTGAAAAGATCAGGAAGAGAGTCTCTAAATGGTTTATCTTCTTTATAATTTCATTTTTAATTGCAAATGTATTTTTGGCTTATGTAGTAGGGAGTGATACCCTTTATTTAATGATGAAGGAAGGACCTATCAAACAGTCAGGAAATTTCTTAGGACTGCTAACATTTACAGGGGTATTTTACTTCATTTTCGTTTGGTTTAGAGAACAAGTTTGTATTATCGCCTGTCCTTACGGCCGACTGCAAGGGGTGCTTTTGGATGATAAATCAATCAATGTTGCATACGATTTTGTACGTGGTGAAAAAGAAGTAGGACGAGCAAAATTTAACAAAAAAGAAGATCGGGCCCAAAGTGGTAAAGGTGATTGCATCGATTGTAATCAGTGCGTTCACGTTTGTCCAATGGGTATAGATATTAGAAATGGAACGCAACTAGAATGTACAAACTGTACTGCTTGTATAGATGAGTGCGACACCATTATGGAAAGTGTAGGTTTGCCTAAAGGACTAATTAGATATGCATCAGAAACAGAAATAGCCAAAAAAGAACCATTCAAGTTTACGGCTCGAATGAAAGGATATACGGCTGTTCTATTTATATTATTAGGTGTTTTAGTAGGCTTGCTTTTCTTGCGAAATGACGTTGAAGCGTCAGTACTTCGTCTTCCAGGCCAGCTATTTGAACATAAGGGAGATAAAATTTCAAATGTATACACCTATAAAATTGTAAATAAAACTAACAAAGACTTTACCGATGTTCGATTTGAATTAATATCACCAAAGGGTGAAATTAAAACGGTAGGTTCCAATCGTATTTTAGTCAAAAAGGGAGAGTTTGCACAAGGTACTATTTTTATAGAAATTGAATCGTTCCTGCTAGAAAGTGATAAGAGCAAATTACATATTGCTGTATATAATGGCGATATTTTGCTCGAGTCTACAACAACTAACTTCTTATCGCCTCGCAGTTTTAATTAGCCTAAATTTGCTGAAAGATTTAAAAAAATTACTAGTATGAAAATTAATTGGGGAAAGGGAATTGTAATTGCATTCATTCTTTTTATGTCATTTATCTTATATTTTGTTGTTACAATGATCACTAATCCTGCCTATGATAATGAAATGGTTGTGGAGGAATATTATAAAGTAGATGCCGAATATGGTACTGTAATGGATCAATTAAATGCTGGAAACGCGCTCACTGAGAAAGTGAAAATTTCACATAATGCTCAAGCAATTTCTGTTCTATTTCCTTCAAATATTCCAGCCGACAAGATTGATGGAATTATAACTTTATACAGGCCTTCTAGCAAGATTCTTGATTTTGAAGTTCCGATCAAAATCTCTGAATCAGAGCTTAAAATTCCGGCTGACAAACTAGCCGGTGGAGTTTGGAAAATTACCGTCGCTTGGAATTACAGCGGAAAAAAATATATGACAACAGAACAGCTTTACTTATAGTAAAGCTGTTTTAATTTCTAATGAGTATGTTATTTACAGCTTTAGTATTTGGACTTCTAAGCAGTTTTCACTGCGTAGGAATGTGCGGACCAATTGCGATGATGCTACCCGTAACTCACAACAATCCTCCCAAAAAAGCGCTACAAGTTGCGCTGTATCATCTAGGGCGTCTCACATCTTATAGTGTATTAGGCCTACTTTTTGGAATTTTTGGTCGTGGACTGTATTTGGCGGGTTTTCAACAAAATCTTTCCATATTTATTGGAATTGCTATTTTACTAGTGGTGATTATTCCCGAACGTACAATTGCTAAGTGGACATTTGCCCAACCAATTTATAAATTCGTTGGCAGAGCAAAATCTAAACTAGGGCAACAATTCAAAAAAAGTAGTTTCACATCTCTATATACTATTGGAGTACTCAACGGACTAATTCCTTGCGGAATGGTTTACGTAGCCATCTTTGGAGCAATTGGAATGCAGAATGAATTTTACGGAATGTTTTATATGTTTCTATTCGGACTAGGCACAATCCCGTTGATGACTGCGGTTGTTTATCTAAAAGCTTTTATAAGTGTTTCAATGCGTAATAAAATCAACAAGATTATTCCTTATGTAGCTGCAGTTGTGGGTATATTATTTATTCTGAGAGGTTTAGGTTTGGGAATTCCATATGTTTCCCCATCAAATATGAGCCTTTTTGTTAGCAGCGCAGATTGCTAATTATAGAAAAAGCGATTAGAAAATTGTAAATTCTAATCGCATTTGTTAATTTAAATTGTCATCGAGAACAATTTTGTGGACGGTGCTTTCCGCTTTAGCAAAAGATCAAATGCCATACAAATATTCCGAACGTAAGCTTTTCCTTCTTCTGTTACTTCAATCGATCGCTCACCTAAAATCAGCAATCCGTCTTCTTCCATTTCTTGTAATTGATCTAAAATTTCTGGCAACTCACCAAATTGCTCCGAAGGTTCGTGCCAAGTAGTTTTGAAGTTGCACATCAAATTTAAAATATGTCGACGAATCATCAAGTCTTCCTCGGTCAAAATATGTCCTTTTACGATTGGCAATTTATCTTGGTTCAATAATTCATAATAGGTTTCGATTTTCTTCTCGTTTTGTCCAAAACTATACCAAGAATCTCCAATCGAAGATGCTCCTAACCCAATCATCAATTGAGTTTTTGAAGCACTATAACCCATAAAGTTTCGGTGCATTCCGCCAGTTTTAAAAGCTTTGTACAAAGAATCAGATTCTACTGCAAAGTGATCCATTCCAATTTCTTGGTATCCTTTTTCAAAAAGCATTTGCTTTCCTACTTCGTATAATTCTCTTTTGGTCTCATCTTTTGGCACATCTTCATCATTAAAACCTCGCTGTCCCGTGCCTTTAATCCATGGCACGTGTGCATAGCTATAAAATGCCAACCGATCAGGTCGGAGTGATTTTGTCTTTTCGATAGAATCAATCACATCCTCCTTTGTTTGAAACGGTAGTCCGAAAATAAGATCATGACTAACAGATTCATACCCGATCTCTCTCGCCCATAATGTTACTTTTGCAACTTGCTGGAAAGTTTGAAATCTGTGAATTGCTTTCTGAATTTTTTCTGAATAATCTTGAACTCCATAACTCACCCTCCTAAATCCTAAATCATATAAGGTTTGCAAATGCTCTTTGGTTGTATTATTAGGATGACCTTCAAAACTCATTTCGCAATTAGCGGTTTTATCTGCTAAAGCAAATATTCCGTCGATCAATAATTTAAGGTTTTCATGAGAAAAAAAAGTTGGTGTTCCGCCACCCAAGTGAACTTCTTTTATAATTGGTTTCTTGTCAAAAAGTTCGCAATACAAAAGCCACTCTTTCAACACAGCTTTTATATACGGATCTTCATTGTCATGATTTTTTGTAATTCGCTTATGACATCCGCAAAAGGTGCAGAGATTTTCGCAAAAAGGCAAGTGTATGTACAAACTTATTCCTTCGGTTTTATTGCTTTCAGAAAATGACTTCTTTAGAGTTTTCTTCCAGATTTCAAAATCAAAGGTGTTTTGGTCCCAATAAGGTACAGTTGGATAACTGGTATATCGTGGCCCTGGAACATTATATTTTCGTACTAAAGAGTTTT comes from the Flavobacterium ardleyense genome and includes:
- the ccoS gene encoding cbb3-type cytochrome oxidase assembly protein CcoS, whose amino-acid sequence is MSVIYILISISILVALIFFIAFIKAVKSGQYDDDYTPSVRMLFDDELLKTPEKQEIIKTNIKQE
- the ccoN gene encoding cytochrome-c oxidase, cbb3-type subunit I codes for the protein MEMQQFYYDNKIVKKFIYATIVFGVVGMLVGLLLATLFLFPNLTDGISWLSFGRLRPLHTNAVIFAFVGNAMFAGIYYSLQRLLKTRMYSDVLSNINFWGWQLIIVAAAISLPLGYTSSKEYAELEWPIDIFLTLIWVVFGWNMIATILRRRERHLYVAIWFYLATFITIAVLHIFNSLALPVTFMKSYSVYAGVQDALVQWWYGHNAVAFFLTTPFLGLMYYFVPKAANRPVYSYRLSIIHFWSLIFIYIWAGPHHLLYSALPDWAQNLGVVFSIMLLAPSWGGMINGLLTLRGVWDKVRQDAVLKFFVVAITGYGMATFEGPLLSFKNVNGIAHFTDWIVAHVHVGALAWNGFLAFGMIYWLIPRMTKGKLYSDKLANAHFWIGTLGIIMYTLPLYVAGFTQAAMWKQFNPDGTLTYGNFLETVTQIIPMYWMRAIGGTLYLIGMFILVYNIIKTVSANAAIEDELAEAPALTVVSSSRVKGERFHAWLERKPIQMAILATIAILIGGIVQIVPTIMVKSNIPTIDAVKPYTPLELEGRDIYIREGCVGCHSQQVRPFRSEVERYGPQSKAGEYVYDHPFLWGSKRTGPDLMRVGQKYNDNWHFNHMWDPQSTSPGSIMPGYKWLFANEQMNYGDMEAKLRVMQKLGVPYTDQEVANATKNMEEQGLRILENLKSDPDFVKSYEASKKKAAADGEEFVPMDKREITAVIAYIQRLGTDIKVKTTN
- a CDS encoding CcoQ/FixQ family Cbb3-type cytochrome c oxidase assembly chaperone, with the protein product MFEAIKHNLETIVGVEIYPIISLTIFFTFFIGLGIWVFSYRKETIDEVSQLPLDN
- a CDS encoding cbb3-type cytochrome c oxidase N-terminal domain-containing protein, with product MKKFFPGYVWVPIAFFSVAFIFELAIDTGHLPALLTFPILLLTLLIILVVLIAIHLTIKAINNVSYFLMSDEDKRMKEVEDAMSFTEKPWYQNLMRKLTKSEPLENEESLLLHHDYDGIKELDNDLPPWWTWLFIISVIYSVFYFTKYQIMDGNSQEDEFQTEMAAAKLQVDEYKRTAPDMMDENTVEVLTDAAALAAGKTIFESNCVACHRPDLGGSIGPNLTDTHWILGGTIKEIFHTIAKGGRDGKGMVAWNTTLKPKEIQQVSSYILSMKGTNPAEAKAAEGDIIIE
- the ccoG gene encoding cytochrome c oxidase accessory protein CcoG: MNEDDLDEDKYNEAFRDTIGTLDEEGNRKYIFPKKPHGRFYKYRKYVSYILLAILVANPFIKVNGNQFMLFNVMERRFNIFGFPFWPQDFYIFVVCMLVGVAFVLLFTVVYGRIFCGWICPQTIFLELVFRRIEYWIDGDRGSQMRLSRQKWDAEKIRKRVSKWFIFFIISFLIANVFLAYVVGSDTLYLMMKEGPIKQSGNFLGLLTFTGVFYFIFVWFREQVCIIACPYGRLQGVLLDDKSINVAYDFVRGEKEVGRAKFNKKEDRAQSGKGDCIDCNQCVHVCPMGIDIRNGTQLECTNCTACIDECDTIMESVGLPKGLIRYASETEIAKKEPFKFTARMKGYTAVLFILLGVLVGLLFLRNDVEASVLRLPGQLFEHKGDKISNVYTYKIVNKTNKDFTDVRFELISPKGEIKTVGSNRILVKKGEFAQGTIFIEIESFLLESDKSKLHIAVYNGDILLESTTTNFLSPRSFN
- a CDS encoding FixH family protein, translated to MKINWGKGIVIAFILFMSFILYFVVTMITNPAYDNEMVVEEYYKVDAEYGTVMDQLNAGNALTEKVKISHNAQAISVLFPSNIPADKIDGIITLYRPSSKILDFEVPIKISESELKIPADKLAGGVWKITVAWNYSGKKYMTTEQLYL
- a CDS encoding sulfite exporter TauE/SafE family protein, which produces MLFTALVFGLLSSFHCVGMCGPIAMMLPVTHNNPPKKALQVALYHLGRLTSYSVLGLLFGIFGRGLYLAGFQQNLSIFIGIAILLVVIIPERTIAKWTFAQPIYKFVGRAKSKLGQQFKKSSFTSLYTIGVLNGLIPCGMVYVAIFGAIGMQNEFYGMFYMFLFGLGTIPLMTAVVYLKAFISVSMRNKINKIIPYVAAVVGILFILRGLGLGIPYVSPSNMSLFVSSADC
- the hemN gene encoding oxygen-independent coproporphyrinogen III oxidase gives rise to the protein MKNSLVRKYNVPGPRYTSYPTVPYWDQNTFDFEIWKKTLKKSFSESNKTEGISLYIHLPFCENLCTFCGCHKRITKNHDNEDPYIKAVLKEWLLYCELFDKKPIIKEVHLGGGTPTFFSHENLKLLIDGIFALADKTANCEMSFEGHPNNTTKEHLQTLYDLGFRRVSYGVQDYSEKIQKAIHRFQTFQQVAKVTLWAREIGYESVSHDLIFGLPFQTKEDVIDSIEKTKSLRPDRLAFYSYAHVPWIKGTGQRGFNDEDVPKDETKRELYEVGKQMLFEKGYQEIGMDHFAVESDSLYKAFKTGGMHRNFMGYSASKTQLMIGLGASSIGDSWYSFGQNEKKIETYYELLNQDKLPIVKGHILTEEDLMIRRHILNLMCNFKTTWHEPSEQFGELPEILDQLQEMEEDGLLILGERSIEVTEEGKAYVRNICMAFDLLLKRKAPSTKLFSMTI